ACATCATCGACCACGCGACCGTTGCGTGGGATTCACCCTACATCGCGCTCACGCCGGCGATGGCCGCGCAGAAGCTGCTCGCGCAGAACGGCCTAACCAAAGAGCAGATCGACGTGTGGGAAATTAACGAAGCGTTTTCGTCGGTCGCGCTGACCTCCGCGCGCAAACTCGGTATCGATCCGGCCAAGATCAATCTGCTGGGCGGTGCAGTCGCGATGGGTCATCCCATCGGTGCGTCGGGCGCGCGTTTGATCGGAACGGTCATTCACCAGTTACGTGCCCGCGGGGGCGGCCTCGGCGTCGCTGCGATCTGCAGCGGCGGCGGACAGGGCGACGCCGTACTGATTCGCGTCGACTAGTGCGGATTGCAATACTCGGTGCCGGGCAAATGGGCTCCGGCATCGCGCAGGTTGCTGCGGCCGCGGCGAACGATGTCACGCTCGTCGATCGCGACGAAGCGAGCGTTCAGCGCGGCTACGCTTCGATTGAGAAAAACCTCGCGCGCGGCGTTGAGAAGGGCCGCCTGACGCCCGAGCAGCGCGGTTCGATTCTCGACCGCATTACGACGGCGCACGCCATCAACGATATGGACGTCCAGATCGCGATCGAAGCGGCGACCGAACGGCTCGATCTCAAGCTCGAACTCTTCCGTACGCTCGATCGCGCGACGCCGCCCGAAGCGATTCTTGCCAGCAACACGTCGTCGATCTCGATCACCACGCTCGGTGCGGCGACGAGCCGCCCGGCAAACGTTATCGGCATGCATTTCATGAACCCCGTGCCGGTGATGGCCCTCGTCGAGATCATTCGCGGCATCGCGACCTCGCAAGCGACCTACGACTTCACGGAAGCGCTTTCGAAAGATCTCGGCAAGACGCCGGTCGAAGTGCGCGACTTTCCGGGCTTCGTTTCCAACCGCGTGCTGATGCCGATGATCAACGAAGCGATCTACGCGCTCTTCGAGGGCGTCGGTTCGGTTGAATCGATCGACACCGTGATGAAGCTCGGCATGAATCATCCGATGGGTCCGCTGCAACTCGCCGACTTTATCGGGCTCGACACGTGTCTAGCCATTATGGAAGTGCTTCACGACGGTTTCGCCGACTCGAAGTACCGCCCGTGCCCGCTGCTCAAGCAATACGTCGCAGCCGGCTGGTACGGCAAAAAATCCGGCCGCGGATTCTACGCGTACACCTAGGCGATGACGTTAACGGAGCGAGTCGCGT
This genomic window from Candidatus Baltobacteraceae bacterium contains:
- a CDS encoding 3-hydroxybutyryl-CoA dehydrogenase, which encodes MRIAILGAGQMGSGIAQVAAAAANDVTLVDRDEASVQRGYASIEKNLARGVEKGRLTPEQRGSILDRITTAHAINDMDVQIAIEAATERLDLKLELFRTLDRATPPEAILASNTSSISITTLGAATSRPANVIGMHFMNPVPVMALVEIIRGIATSQATYDFTEALSKDLGKTPVEVRDFPGFVSNRVLMPMINEAIYALFEGVGSVESIDTVMKLGMNHPMGPLQLADFIGLDTCLAIMEVLHDGFADSKYRPCPLLKQYVAAGWYGKKSGRGFYAYT